The following are encoded in a window of Urocitellus parryii isolate mUroPar1 chromosome 7, mUroPar1.hap1, whole genome shotgun sequence genomic DNA:
- the LOC113181398 gene encoding keratin, type I cuticular Ha3-I: protein MPYNCCLSNVSCRSSCSSRPCVPHSCHGCTLPGACNIPANVGNCNWFCEGSFNGSEKETMQFLNDRLASYLEKVRQLERENAELEARIQERNQQQEPLVCSSYQSYFRTIEELQQKILCSKSENSKLVMHIDNAKLAADDFRTKFDTERSLRQLVESDINGLRRILDELTLCKSDLEAQVESLKEELLSLKQNHEQEVNTLRCQLGDRLNVEVDAAPTVDLNQVLNETRCQYEALVETNRREVEEWFTTQTEELNKQVVSSSEQLQSYQAEIIELRRTVNALEIELQAQHNLRNSLENTLTESEARYSSQLSQVQGMITNVESQLAEIRADLERQNQEYQVLLDIRARLECEINTYRGLLESEDCKLPCNPCATTNACGKPIGPCATNPCISRSRCGPC, encoded by the exons ATGCCTTACAACTGCTGCCTGTCCAACGTGAGCTGCCGCAGCAGCTGCTCCTCCCGGCCCTGCGTGCCCCACAGCTGCCATGGCTGCACCCTGCCCGGGGCCTGCAACATCCCCGCCAACGTGGGCAACTGCAACTGGTTCTGTGAGGGCTCCTTCAACGGCAGCGAGAAGGAGACCATGCAGTTCCTGAACGACCGGCTGGCCAGCTACCTGGAGAAGGTGCGCCAGCTGGAGAGGGAGAACGCGGAGCTGGAGGCCCGCATCCAGGAGCGGAACCAGCAGCAGGAGCCCTTGGTGTGCTCCAGCTACCAGTCCTACTTCCGGACCATCGAGGAGCTCCAGCAGAAG ATCCTGTGCAGCAAGTCTGAGAACTCCAAGCTGGTGATGCACATTGACAACGCCAAGCTGGCTGCCGATGACTTCAGGACCAA GTTCGATACGGAGAGGTCCCTGCGGCAGCTGGTGGAATCCGACATCAACGGCCTGCGCAGGATCCTGGATGAGCTGACCCTGTGCAAGTCTGACCTGGAGGCCCAGGTGGAGTCCCTGAAGGAGGAGCTTCTGAGCCTCAAGCAGAACCATGAACAG GAAGTCAACACCCTGCGCTGCCAGCTTGGAGACCGCCTCAACGTGGAGGTGGACGCTGCCCCCACCGTGGACCTGAACCAAGTGCTCAATGAGACCAGGTGTCAGTACGAGGCCCTGGTGGAGACCAACCGCAGGGAAGTGGAGGAGTGGTTCACCACCCAG ACGGAGGAGCTGAACAAGCAGGTGGTGTCCAGCTCAGAGCAGCTTCAGTCCTACCAGGCGGAGATCATCGAGCTGAGACGCACGGTCAACGCCCTGGAGATCGAGCTGCAGGCCCAGCACAACCTG AGGAACTCTCTGGAAAACACACTGACAGAGAGTGAGGCCCGCTACAGCTCCCAGCTGTCCCAGGTGCAGGGCATGATCACCAACGTGGAGTCCCAGCTGGCTGAGATCCGGGCTGACCTGGAGCGTCAGAACCAGGAGTACCAGGTGCTGCTGGACATCCGGGCCCGGCTGGAGTGTGAGATCAACACGTACCGGGGCCTGCTGGAGAGCGAGGACTGCAA GCTGCCCTGCAACCCCTGTGCCACCACCAATGCCTGTGGCAAGCCCATTGGACCCTGTGCCACCAATCCTTGCATTTCACGCTCCCGTTGCGGGCCCTGCTAG
- the LOC113181395 gene encoding keratin, type I cuticular Ha3-I, translating to MPYNCCLSNVSCRSSCSSRPCVPHSCHGCTLPGACNIPANVGNCNWFCEGSFNGSEKETMQFLNDRLASYLEKVRQLERENAELEARIQERNQQQEPLVCPSYQSYFRTIEELQQKILCSKSENSRMVVDIDNAKLASDDFRTKYETELSLRQLVESDINGLRRILDELTLCKSDLEAQVESLKEELLCLKQNHEQEVNTLRCQLGDRLNVEVDAAPTVDLNQVLNETRCQYEALVETNRREVEEWFTTQTEELNKQVVSSSEQLQSYQAEIIELRRTVNALEIELQAQHNLRNSLENTLTESEARYSSQLSQVQGMITNVESQLAEIRADLERQNQEYQVLLDIRARLECEINTYRSLLDSEDCKLPCNPCATTNACDKPIGPCVSNPCVTRSRCGPCSNFGR from the exons ATGCCCTACAACTGTTGCCTGTCCAACGTGAGCTGCCGCAGCAGCTGCTCCTCCCGGCCCTGCGTGCCCCACAGCTGCCATGGCTGCACCCTGCCCGGGGCCTGCAACATCCCCGCCAACGTGGGCAACTGCAACTGGTTCTGTGAGGGCTCCTTCAACGGCAGCGAGAAGGAGACCATGCAGTTCCTGAATGACCGGCTGGCCAGCTACCTGGAGAAGGTGCGCCAGCTGGAGAGGGAGAACGCGGAGCTGGAGGCCCGCATCCAGGAGCGGAACCAGCAGCAGGAGCCCTTGGTGTGCCCCAGCTACCAGTCCTACTTCCGGACCATCGAGGAGCTCCAGCAGAAG ATCCTGTGCAGCAAGTCTGAGAACTCCAGGATGGTGGTGGATATTGATAATGCCAAGCTAGCCTCCGATGACTTCCGAACCAA GTACGAGACGGAGCTGTCCCTGCGGCAGCTGGTGGAGTCGGACATCAACGGCCTGCGCAGGATCCTGGACGAGCTGACCCTGTGCAAGTCTGACCTGGAGGCCCAGGTGGAGTCCCTGAAGGAGGAGCTGCTCTGCCTCAAGCAGAACCACGAGCAG GAAGTCAACACCCTGCGCTGCCAGCTTGGAGACCGCCTCAACGTGGAGGTGGACGCTGCCCCCACCGTGGACCTGAACCAAGTGCTCAATGAGACCAGGTGTCAGTACGAGGCCCTGGTGGAGACCAACCGCAGGGAAGTGGAGGAGTGGTTCACCACCCAG ACTGAGGAGCTGAACAAGCAGGTGGTGTCCAGCTCAGAGCAGCTTCAGTCCTACCAGGCAGAGATCATCGAGCTGAGACGCACGGTCAACGCCCTGGAGATCGAGCTGCAGGCCCAGCACAACCTG AGGAACTCTCTGGAAAACACGCTGACAGAGAGTGAGGCCCGCTACAGCTCCCAGCTGTCCCAGGTGCAGGGCATGATCACCAACGTGGAGTCCCAGCTGGCCGAGATCCGGGCTGACCTGGAGCGTCAGAACCAGGAGTACCAGGTGCTGCTGGACATCCGGGCCCGGCTGGAGTGTGAGATCAACACGTACCGGAGCCTGCTGGACAGCGAGGACTGCAA ACTTCCCTGTAATCCCTGTGCCACAACCAATGCCTGCGACAAGCCCATTGGGCCCTGTGTCTCCAATCCCTGTGTCACACGTTCTCGGTGTGGGCCTTGCAGCAATTTTGGGCGCTAG